A DNA window from Haliovirga abyssi contains the following coding sequences:
- the tyrS gene encoding tyrosine--tRNA ligase yields MNVEKEIERQLSILKRGVEDLISEEELRKKIKKSIETGKPLKVKFGIDPTGNSIHIGHAVPIRKLKQFQDLGHTVQFLIGTYTAKIGDPTGKSETRKVLSDDEINENIKGYLEQVGKILDIDKTEIRYNGEWLSKLTMEEILNLTSQFTVSQMISREDFSKRLKENKPVSLVEFMYPILQGYDSVALECDVELGATEQKFNLLRGRDLQKYFNQEQQVCMMMPILEGTDGVNKMSKSLNNYIGITEAPNDMFGKVMSISDELMINYYEMATEIPLEDIRKMEEDIKSGVLHPMEAKKRLGEEIVKLYHNEESAKAARDYFEKMFSKKDIPDDIPEIKVEENEMAVIDLIFEKIKFGKSKSEARRLIKGNGFRINGEVFNDINGTIKMMDGMILKAGKKKIVKIIK; encoded by the coding sequence ATGAATGTAGAAAAAGAGATAGAAAGACAACTTTCTATATTGAAAAGAGGAGTAGAAGATCTCATATCAGAAGAAGAGTTGAGAAAAAAAATAAAAAAATCTATTGAAACAGGTAAACCTTTAAAGGTAAAATTTGGAATAGATCCTACAGGAAACTCTATACATATAGGACATGCGGTACCAATTAGAAAATTAAAACAGTTTCAAGACTTAGGTCATACAGTTCAGTTTTTAATCGGTACATATACTGCAAAGATAGGAGATCCAACTGGGAAAAGTGAGACTAGAAAAGTTCTTTCAGATGATGAGATTAATGAAAATATAAAAGGATATTTAGAACAAGTAGGGAAAATATTAGATATAGATAAAACTGAGATTAGATATAATGGAGAATGGTTGTCAAAATTAACAATGGAAGAAATTTTGAATTTGACGTCTCAATTTACAGTATCACAAATGATAAGTAGAGAAGATTTTTCAAAAAGATTAAAAGAAAATAAACCTGTAAGTTTAGTTGAGTTTATGTATCCAATATTACAAGGGTATGATTCTGTAGCATTAGAATGTGATGTAGAATTAGGAGCCACAGAACAAAAATTTAATTTATTAAGAGGAAGAGATTTACAAAAATATTTTAATCAAGAACAACAAGTTTGTATGATGATGCCAATATTAGAAGGAACAGATGGCGTAAATAAGATGAGTAAAAGCTTGAACAACTATATAGGTATCACAGAAGCTCCAAATGATATGTTTGGAAAAGTAATGTCGATATCAGATGAATTAATGATAAATTATTATGAAATGGCAACAGAAATACCATTAGAAGATATAAGAAAAATGGAAGAAGATATAAAAAGTGGAGTATTACACCCTATGGAAGCAAAAAAAAGATTGGGAGAAGAAATTGTAAAATTATATCATAATGAAGAGAGTGCAAAAGCAGCTAGAGATTATTTTGAAAAGATGTTTAGTAAAAAAGATATTCCTGATGATATTCCAGAGATAAAAGTGGAAGAAAATGAGATGGCTGTAATCGATTTGATATTCGAAAAAATAAAATTTGGAAAATCAAAAAGTGAAGCAAGACGTCTTATAAAGGGGAATGGATTTAGAATAAATGGAGAAGTTTTTAATGATATTAATGGAACTATAAAAATGATGGATGGAATGATATTAAAAGCGGGCAAGAAAAAAATAGTTAAAATTATAAAATAG
- the nth gene encoding endonuclease III, whose protein sequence is MNKKTKAEKVILILKDIYGEPVPTLNYENEFELLIAVILSAQCTDKRVDIVTAELFKKYKTPKEFMEMDIKELEKIIHSTGFYKNKSKNIKKCAKMLVEKYDGIVPNNMDDLIKLPGVGRKTANVMLGHIFNIPGVVVDTHVKRLSNRIGLTKQQDPVKIEFELMKIIQKKDWFLYSNLLIYHGRAICTARNPKCDNCKIRVYCEYGRGIK, encoded by the coding sequence ATGAATAAAAAAACAAAAGCAGAAAAAGTAATATTAATTTTAAAAGATATATATGGAGAACCTGTACCAACATTAAATTATGAAAATGAATTTGAACTATTAATAGCAGTAATATTATCAGCTCAATGTACAGATAAAAGAGTAGATATAGTTACTGCAGAATTATTTAAAAAATATAAAACTCCAAAAGAATTTATGGAAATGGATATAAAAGAATTAGAAAAAATAATTCATTCCACTGGTTTTTATAAAAATAAGTCTAAAAATATAAAAAAATGTGCAAAAATGCTTGTTGAAAAATATGATGGGATTGTACCCAATAATATGGATGATTTAATAAAATTGCCCGGAGTTGGAAGGAAAACTGCAAATGTAATGTTAGGTCATATATTTAATATACCTGGAGTTGTTGTAGATACTCATGTAAAACGATTATCAAATAGAATAGGATTAACTAAACAACAAGATCCAGTTAAAATTGAATTTGAATTAATGAAAATTATTCAAAAAAAAGATTGGTTTTTATATTCTAATCTGTTAATTTATCATGGAAGAGCCATATGTACAGCAAGAAATCCAAAATGTGATAATTGTAAAATAAGAGTTTACTGTGAATATGGAAGGGGAATAAAATAA
- a CDS encoding sensor histidine kinase, which produces MRVGIKDKFTLTLVLMNFLAIIFSFSISMYIVYKSIQKNLGSTATKNLKNMEKKLENLNVELKTEARILSKNIQVISILDSNKYIDINSEKTGEKTYYRTYDIDKKKYYRYKFISEISEMFQNYSIGNEKIEIDIISINGKSILNRDKKISKENLKKYLSKFIGNSSADYSFYEIESGKMYSKTLSPIYSKKDKNKFIGFVLLKLPIEEKMLKEILSEEQDEVMVIDNNYKIISTTIDLEKTDKIDLKNSKKITIDRSIYLLKKIELKGFLWEKSGEIIVAAKENYIWEISKEISLHLFLELFLIFVMIFVVFNYMLDMFLDSIRELTLKINLLRGGKFNIDLTKLKNRKDEIGLLAHDFDEMADVLKIKTEKLEEIKEENEQNSSELKAKNEILAKMKYDFEKINSNRDKSNKILNSRISEVTNLYYLIIKMTDNITNEKFYSIIVRGIREGLFIKNVIYYEKEENILIPKAKTGTNKNLNEIKITKELEYKMLKNSIIEVTECKSSLDINFKNPYILVLKTKEDGKNEIFGVIIFDNNKKMDEYLEQTLNTYSKTIILALENRKLYKKMVEQLKRTEKVAEKLKNADMTKNTILSNMSHELKAPLVPIMGYVEMFLNSELGDITVNQRKALFTVLNNVERLQEMIENILNYSKLENGEYDFYNKEFNIKELVYNVSSTFENRVIRKNININIEMNLKDYLVDGDKDVLGQVLKNIISNAVKFSYEGKEIKLIVTEKDDKIKLTVKDSGVGIEIEKIKNIYDDFRQLEEGYTRKHNGVGLGLTVVKKILEKYDEKLYIKSFKGIGTEVSFYIKKLKKID; this is translated from the coding sequence ATGAGGGTAGGAATAAAGGATAAATTTACATTGACATTAGTATTAATGAATTTTTTAGCAATTATATTTTCTTTTTCAATCTCTATGTATATTGTTTATAAAAGTATTCAGAAAAATTTAGGCTCCACAGCAACAAAAAATTTAAAAAATATGGAAAAAAAATTAGAAAATTTAAATGTAGAATTAAAAACAGAGGCTAGAATATTATCTAAAAATATACAAGTTATTTCAATTTTAGATTCTAATAAGTATATAGATATAAATTCGGAAAAAACAGGAGAAAAAACTTATTATAGAACTTATGATATAGACAAAAAAAAATATTATAGATATAAGTTTATTTCTGAAATATCTGAAATGTTTCAAAACTATTCAATAGGTAATGAAAAGATAGAGATAGATATTATATCTATTAATGGAAAAAGTATATTAAATAGAGATAAAAAAATATCAAAAGAAAATTTAAAAAAATATTTAAGTAAATTTATTGGAAATAGTTCTGCAGATTATTCTTTTTATGAAATTGAATCAGGTAAAATGTATTCAAAAACATTGTCTCCTATATATTCAAAAAAAGATAAAAATAAATTTATAGGATTTGTATTATTAAAATTACCTATAGAAGAAAAAATGTTGAAAGAGATATTATCCGAAGAACAAGATGAAGTAATGGTGATTGATAATAATTATAAAATTATATCCACTACAATTGATTTAGAAAAAACAGATAAAATAGATTTAAAAAATTCTAAAAAAATAACAATTGATAGATCAATTTATTTGTTAAAAAAAATAGAATTAAAAGGCTTTTTATGGGAAAAGTCAGGAGAGATAATAGTAGCTGCAAAGGAAAATTATATTTGGGAAATTTCTAAAGAAATTTCTTTGCATCTATTTTTAGAACTGTTTTTAATTTTTGTGATGATATTTGTAGTGTTTAATTATATGTTAGATATGTTTTTAGATTCAATAAGAGAATTGACTTTGAAAATAAATCTTTTAAGAGGTGGGAAATTTAATATTGATTTAACAAAGCTGAAAAATAGAAAAGATGAAATTGGTTTGTTAGCTCATGATTTTGATGAAATGGCAGATGTATTAAAAATAAAAACAGAAAAATTAGAAGAGATTAAAGAAGAAAATGAACAAAATAGTAGTGAATTAAAAGCCAAAAATGAAATTTTAGCTAAGATGAAATATGATTTTGAAAAAATAAATAGTAATAGAGATAAATCAAATAAAATACTAAATTCTAGGATATCAGAAGTAACAAATTTATATTATTTAATAATAAAAATGACAGATAACATTACAAACGAAAAGTTTTACTCAATTATAGTAAGAGGGATAAGAGAAGGGTTATTTATAAAAAATGTAATATATTATGAAAAAGAAGAAAATATATTGATACCTAAAGCCAAAACGGGTACAAATAAAAATTTAAATGAAATAAAGATAACAAAAGAGTTAGAATATAAAATGTTGAAAAATTCAATAATTGAAGTGACAGAATGTAAATCATCACTAGATATAAATTTTAAGAACCCATATATTCTTGTATTAAAAACAAAAGAAGATGGCAAAAATGAAATTTTTGGAGTAATAATATTTGATAATAATAAAAAAATGGATGAATATTTGGAGCAAACTCTAAATACGTATAGTAAAACTATAATACTAGCTTTAGAAAATAGGAAACTATATAAAAAAATGGTGGAACAATTAAAAAGAACAGAAAAAGTTGCAGAAAAATTAAAAAATGCAGATATGACTAAAAATACAATTTTATCAAACATGAGCCATGAGTTAAAAGCACCTTTAGTACCAATTATGGGATATGTTGAAATGTTTTTAAATAGTGAATTGGGAGATATTACTGTAAATCAAAGAAAAGCATTATTTACAGTTTTAAATAATGTAGAAAGATTGCAAGAGATGATAGAAAATATTTTGAATTATTCAAAACTAGAGAATGGTGAATATGATTTTTATAATAAGGAATTTAATATAAAAGAATTAGTTTATAATGTGTCATCTACTTTTGAAAATAGAGTAATTAGAAAAAATATTAATATTAATATAGAGATGAATTTAAAAGATTATTTGGTTGATGGAGATAAAGATGTATTAGGGCAAGTTTTGAAAAATATTATATCAAATGCAGTGAAATTCTCATATGAAGGTAAGGAAATAAAATTAATAGTTACAGAAAAAGATGATAAGATTAAATTAACTGTAAAAGATAGTGGAGTTGGAATAGAAATAGAAAAAATAAAAAATATATATGATGACTTTAGGCAATTAGAAGAAGGATATACAAGGAAACATAATGGAGTTGGATTAGGGCTTACAGTTGTAAAAAAAATATTAGAAAAATATGATGAAAAACTTTATATAAAAAGTTTTAAAGGAATAGGAACAGAAGTAAGTTTTTATATAAAAAAATTGAAAAAAATAGATTAA
- a CDS encoding PTS sugar transporter subunit IIA gives MNIREENIFFNLQGDSKYEIINSMIASSKLNENLKEIAIEKVKLREEIQPTFVGNGIGLAHAKFHEMEEIQVILSTNKLGVEYGVGEDEVANIIFVVLAPLENNRDYLEVLARIGRVCRNKNIISKIKNANSKKEILDVIEKI, from the coding sequence ATGAATATAAGAGAAGAAAATATTTTTTTTAATCTACAGGGAGATTCAAAATATGAAATAATAAACAGTATGATTGCTAGTTCTAAATTAAATGAAAATTTAAAAGAAATAGCAATTGAAAAAGTGAAATTAAGAGAAGAAATTCAACCAACTTTTGTTGGAAATGGAATAGGATTAGCACATGCTAAGTTTCATGAAATGGAAGAGATACAGGTTATTTTAAGTACCAATAAGCTAGGAGTAGAATATGGTGTGGGAGAAGATGAAGTTGCAAATATAATTTTTGTAGTATTGGCTCCTTTGGAAAATAATAGAGATTATTTAGAAGTTTTGGCAAGAATAGGAAGAGTTTGTAGAAATAAAAATATAATATCAAAGATAAAAAATGCGAATTCTAAAAAAGAAATACTAGATGTTATAGAAAAAATTTAA
- a CDS encoding type IV pilus twitching motility protein PilT, whose translation MIEQLLKELTEKKGSDLHVKVGSRPMIRIDGELQPINGVEVILPKDMEIMERELLDERKREKFRKNKNIDFSYAIPALGRYRINMFMQRGTIAVAIRRILQNIQSLEKLGLPDVLKEVIKEKRGLILITGAAGNGKSTTVAAMIEYINENLTRNIITLEDPIEYLFKDKKSLISQREIPSDIENYNQALKYIIRQDPDIIYIGELRDKETLEAAFKAAETGHLVISTVHTVNASQTITRILDYFPKELQQRIRNQLSSNLLMVTSQRLLPKKQGKGRVAAIEVMRTTPTIKDLILTVDGYKKIPEAMKLGKKEDGMKTFDQSIEKLYTNGEIEYETALSAATVKKDIQLLKRGINHASASDYYKEMIE comes from the coding sequence ATGATCGAACAATTATTAAAAGAATTAACTGAAAAAAAGGGTTCAGATTTACATGTAAAAGTTGGAAGTAGACCAATGATTAGAATAGATGGAGAGTTACAGCCTATAAATGGAGTAGAAGTTATATTACCTAAAGATATGGAAATAATGGAAAGGGAACTTTTAGATGAGAGAAAAAGAGAAAAGTTTAGAAAAAATAAAAATATAGATTTTTCATATGCTATTCCGGCTTTGGGTAGATATAGGATAAATATGTTTATGCAAAGAGGAACAATAGCAGTTGCTATAAGAAGAATATTACAAAATATTCAAAGCTTAGAAAAGCTAGGACTTCCAGATGTTTTAAAAGAAGTTATTAAAGAAAAAAGAGGTTTAATATTAATAACTGGTGCTGCTGGAAATGGGAAAAGTACAACTGTTGCAGCAATGATAGAATATATTAATGAAAATCTAACTAGAAATATAATAACATTAGAAGATCCTATTGAGTATCTATTTAAAGATAAGAAATCATTAATAAGTCAAAGAGAGATACCAAGTGATATAGAAAATTATAATCAAGCTTTAAAATATATAATAAGACAAGATCCAGACATAATTTATATAGGAGAATTAAGAGATAAAGAAACTTTAGAGGCTGCATTTAAAGCGGCTGAAACAGGACATTTAGTGATTAGTACTGTGCATACTGTAAATGCCTCTCAAACAATTACAAGGATATTAGATTATTTTCCAAAAGAGTTACAACAAAGAATACGAAATCAGTTGTCATCTAATTTGTTAATGGTAACTTCTCAAAGGCTATTACCTAAAAAACAAGGGAAGGGAAGAGTAGCAGCAATAGAAGTTATGAGAACAACGCCAACAATAAAAGATTTAATTTTAACTGTAGATGGATATAAAAAAATTCCTGAAGCAATGAAGCTAGGGAAAAAAGAAGACGGGATGAAAACGTTTGACCAATCAATAGAAAAACTATATACAAATGGAGAAATTGAATATGAAACTGCTCTATCTGCAGCAACTGTAAAAAAAGATATTCAACTTTTGAAAAGAGGAATAAATCACGCAAGCGCGTCTGATTATTATAAAGAGATGATAGAATAG